The genomic DNA TTCTACCGAAAATTTGACGTTCAACGGATAGACGTCGAGCCGGTCTTCATCGACTTGATCTTCTCCAGATGAATTCACAACCTCAATCGAGGAGATATCGAGGCATACGACGCCGCTCACTTCCATATCTGACGAACTGAATGATGCAGGATCGAATGAAAGCACTTTCGACTCGCCAGAGACCGTCCAGCCCTCCGCATGCATTTTTGAGAGCGACTCACGCTCGCCGGTGTTGGCATCGCCGGTCGTCCAGGCGTAGACGGCTTCGAACGTATCGGGATCGCTGAGATCAACCTGGTTCAAAGCGTCGACGTATGAGCGATAGGTTTCTTCGGCAGCAGCGAAAGCCTCGGCTTCCGTCCACTCCGCAGTCGTCTCTTCGGCGGGTTCAGGAGTCGCAGCGCAGCCGCTGACTCCCACTACGACGACGACAGTAGCGAGAAGCAGTGGCAATACCGTGCGTGAATTCACGCGCCCACGGTACAACGCACGCTCGCGGCGCCGCAGAATTATCCACAGCGCGAATACCGATCAGCGTGCGGTTAGGCCCCGGTTGATCTGTCGCGCCCAGAGCGGACCCCTGTAGAGAAAAGCCGTATAGCCCTGCACGAGTGTCGCACCAGCATCCAGGCGTTCCTGAACATCATCGGCAGTTTCGACGCCACCGACTGACACGACGCAGAAGTCGGTCGGGACATTGCGACGCACGATGTGAAGCACTTCAAGGGCGCGCGTCTTCAGCGGTGCCCCCGACAGTCCGCCCGCACCGGCGGCGTTAACGGTCTGTGCATCGGTTTTCAGTCCGTCACGGCTGAGGGTCGTGTTGGTGGCGATAAGTCCGGAAAGTCCCACGTCGACCGCGAGCCGCGATACTGCTTCGACCTCGTCGTCAGGAAGGTCAGGAGCGATCTTCACCAGAAGTGGAGTCGTTCCCGCGGCGTCTCGCACAGCCTCAAGTAGCGGGCGCAGCGTGTCGATCGCTTGCAGGCCGCGAAGCCCTGGAGTGTTCGGTGACGAAACATTGACGACAAGGTAATCAGCCAGAGGCGCAAGCAGCCGAGTGCTTCTTACGTAGTCAAGAGTCGCATCGGCGACCTCTACCACTCGACTTTTGCCGATGTTCACGCCCAGTACGGCTCGCTGACGCTTACGACGAAGCGTGGTCAGGCGCGTGGCCGCGGCCTGCGCGCCTCTGTTGTTGAATCCCATGCGGTTGATCACCGCGCGGTCAGGAATAAGCCGAAAGAGTCGCGGCTTGGGATTGCCGTCCTGAGCAAGCGCGGTGAGCGTTCCCACTTCGACGTGGCCGAACCCGAATGCGTACAACCCAGCCGTGCCGATTGCATCCTTATCGAATCCCGCAGCGACGCCGAAAGGCGAATCGAACGTGAGACCGAGAGTGTGTACTCGCAACGACTCCGCCGGACGAGTAA from Microbacterium endophyticum includes the following:
- a CDS encoding quinone-dependent dihydroorotate dehydrogenase; this encodes MYSLLFRLVLSRMDPETAHHSAMILIRVLGVAPFSWVVRRFTRPAESLRVHTLGLTFDSPFGVAAGFDKDAIGTAGLYAFGFGHVEVGTLTALAQDGNPKPRLFRLIPDRAVINRMGFNNRGAQAAATRLTTLRRKRQRAVLGVNIGKSRVVEVADATLDYVRSTRLLAPLADYLVVNVSSPNTPGLRGLQAIDTLRPLLEAVRDAAGTTPLLVKIAPDLPDDEVEAVSRLAVDVGLSGLIATNTTLSRDGLKTDAQTVNAAGAGGLSGAPLKTRALEVLHIVRRNVPTDFCVVSVGGVETADDVQERLDAGATLVQGYTAFLYRGPLWARQINRGLTAR